The nucleotide window GGAGGACATAAAGATGACAGGTCAGAAAAAAGTCTCAGTAAAGGGACACTGTAACAGAATCAGTGAAGGACTAAAGGATCAGATAGATACCAGGCTgatataacaaaagcaaaaaactgttgtttttccttttggggGAGAGTAGATAGAAGGGCAGATTAGTATAGGGGAAATCCTCACCGTTTTAAGAGCTTCCTTTACTAACTCATCCTCCAGATTTGCCTGAATGTGAACTGGAAATAGAAGTTTATCGTAAGGGTTCAGCTCCACAGCTCCCTCTCCCCACATTGAGTATCTGCACACCAATCCCTACCTTATTCCTTCCAGCTCCCATGCCTCTCAGATTACAGGTACTGCACCCACTCCACGCCATCACTTACCATCCACTTCATCCAGGATGAACTCATCGGAAGTGATATCCAACTCCCCAAGTTGCAGTGATTCCTGGAGCCCAGCACCACCCGCCTGAAAAGGAATAAGTTAATGGGAGTAGGATACagtgaaagacagaaagaaaaaatgtaattggATATCCCCAGTCCTTCAAGTGAGAAGGAGGTGCTTTTGCTGGAAGCCACAGGTACCGCTTTGAAAAATTCTAAGTCTCACATTGTACCCACTCTCCTATTTTGTGTTGATGGGTAAGGAATACGACAAGGAGTGAGACGATCCAATGAGACAGTGGAggtagcccagcatggtggcgggctccttgtagtcccaactacttagaaGCTGAGACTGGAAGACTGTCTgaggagatcaggagttcaaggtcaacctgggtaacacagggagagccgtctcaagaaaaaaaaaaaaaaagtaaaagacaagaCAGTGGAGATGACCTAATGAGGAAAGCTAGGAATTGCAGAGGATGGAGCTGAACTTGCACTTAAATTTAGGACCCTCAGGCTCCTGCCATCTTGGATGTTCTATCACACCTCTGGGGAACCCCAGGCTTTCTAGAAATGTCAAAATACATAGTGTTTACCTGCGTGCGAGATGCAATCTTAAACATACTCATTCATCTAATCCTAACAACGATGTATACAGTAGGTTCTATCTTCCTCATCTTATAGGTCTGAGAAATGATGGCACAGAAAAGCGGGTTAACTTGCCCAAGGGAACACAGCGTGTAAGTGGCAGAGATGGAAttggaacccaggcagtctggctccagagtccatgttCTTAACCTTTACACTATATTACTTCTTGACTCTACCCCAAAATGTGGAGCGAAGTTGAAATTGTGCCCCAGAATATGAGTTTCAGCCACGAGGGTCCCGCTCAGGGTCGGGTCTGATCACAGGGAAGGGTACGGGGAGTCAAACAGGTAATATCACAGGTAGCAGCCAAGTTCCCACCCTTGTGCCTAAACCCAGCTCAGGTCTTTCTGAAGCTAGGAGCACCGGGACTACGGAGGAGAAACAGTTCCGCGCTCTCACCAGCGggccctcttcctcctccatgtCTGACGTCCCAGCCCGCAACACCAGTTCCCGGGCGGCAGCCGCCATGGTCGCAGCGGCGGCCATTCCCCGCAGCCTCACTTCCGGCAACTGTCAGGCCCGCGAGTCTGTTCCCCGGAGTGGAGCTACAAGTCCCAAAGGGTCTTCCTCAGCGCGAAATCGTTCCCAGATATTTGAGTTAAATTGTTTGACTCCAGCTGTTCCCTTTCAGTTCTAACCACTTCACCCAACTCTAAACGGAAATGTGGAAGTCTGAAGCACAAACCAGCCCGGAACCTTCGCTTCTCTTAAACCTATGAACTTTACGAACTGTAAAGAAAAGCGCACCGGAAGTTGTGGTACCCAAGCCATACTCTCCTAAGTCCAGCTAGGTCAGGCTGAAACAGTTTCCGGAAGCACTTCTCCTAGATCGCTCCGCCTCTTCCTCCTGAAAGCTATATAATGATACCGCGTCACTTCCGCTCTCTCTTCCACAGGAGGCCTACACGCCGCCGCTTGTGCTGCCGCCATGGTAAGCCTGGAATCCGTGCCGTGATCCAGCGACATCGCAACTCGGGCAAGGAAAGCCGGCTGTTGGGGTTCTGGAAACGCCCTGTCCTGAGGGCCTGAGACTTTCCGTATGAAGCCTTGGATCGCGCCCCTGGAAAGGGACACCAAAGATTTCCAGTTCCGGAGAGCGGGCCCGAGGAAGGGTCACTGCTCTGGCGCACGGAAGCTGCCTAAGGCTTGGGCGTATATGGGGAACTCTGGCTTCCGCCACGCACTTTTGGGAATGGGCAGGAGACCTGCCTCCTCTCTCCAAAGGTTGCATTTTCCCAAGCTTGAACGCTTCATGTACCTACTCTGCAGGACTGAGGAGTTTGCTGTGTGGTGTGAAAATCTTAGGGGTGGGGATCGGGTGCCTTTGCCACTTGTGTGACAGACTTAACCGTTTTGTATGAAGTTCGTTTGCCTTATCAACCTTACTGTTTGATAGTTTACTGTGTCTAATTTCTCCCCCGTACTTTTTAAACCAGTCTCTAGTGATCCCTGAAAAGTTCCAGCATATTTTGCGAGTACTCAACACCAATATCGATGGGCGGCGGAAAATAGCCTTTGCCATCACTGCCATTAAGGTAAGTAAAGTAGGGTAAGGAATAGGGAATGTAAATGAGAATTGGGTTGTGAAGACATGAGCAAAAATGAAGCAAGGTTGGGGAGACTTGAGTCTCATCCAGAGCACCTTGACTGCTGgattaagaaaagaaagtggtttaGGGAGAGACTAACCCCTTTAGCACTTACCACATTTACCACAGAAAATAAGTGATTAAAGCCAAGAGAGTGGTCTAAGGTCAAGCCAAAACATTTCACCCGGGGGAGTGGGAAAGAGGTATGGTTGCTCACCCGAATTCGCTAAGATTTTCCTGAACCGTGAGATCCTTCTAGATTCGGTTTCTTTACTCACCCCGCCATCATAACAGCAACCCTTCCTGTAAAATTTATATTCCCTCAGAATTGGAGGATTATTGGGCATCTTGAGGGATGAGTAAAAATGCCAACAGATAAAAAGTGTGAAGAAACTTGTAGATGGAGGGTGGAAGAAGTATGAGCAGGACATTTACTCATATGTCAGAGTTGACACTCCTGTTAAAGTGTGAAGGAGTACATCTCTTCGGCTTTTAAGAATCGAATCAGTGAatgcaagaataattatttcactTGGGTATTTCTCTCCACAAACCTAATAAACTCCTGGCTTTCTAGATACacacgttcttttttttttttttcttaagtcagaATTTGTAGTTAGTTGTGGAAATAGCCTACCAGTATGTGTCCACTTCATGGGTGCAGGGCTAGGCCTGTCTTACCAGTTCTTGGCTTCTGTTGCATGGTAGATACTTAGGCGACGTTAGCGAATGGATAGTAGTAGGGATACTGTTGGCTGGTTTAAGGAATGTGTAGAGGAAAATTCCTTCTGTTGGGTGCTCTGTGAAACTAATAAGGCAGTGTGAAATACTGTACTTAGATACTTGCTGTGAGGCTTAAGTAGAGGTGCACCATTCAGAAGTGTAATAGAGAATAACCTTCATGGATGAAAGTTATTCtaactaaaattagaaatctCATTTTATCTATCTGTCTTCCCACTCCCATTTTGAAGTAAATATTCATTTGTAAACATATAATTAAAtttgaggctgagtgcagtggctcactttcagaggctgaagtgggtggatcccctgaggtcaggaattcaagaccagcctggccaacacggtgaaacctcgtcatttaattaataaataaatatatatatttgaaagacCCTGCTCTCTTCTGAATAAACCTAATAATTTGACCCTTGGtcacgtttatttatttattctgaaacagagtctcgccccatcacccaggctggagtgcagtggcgtaatctcatctcactgcaacttcagcctcccaagtagctgagattacaggcacacgcccagctaatttttgtatttttagaagagagggggtttcaccatgttggtcaggctggtcttaaacttctgacctcaggtgatccacccaccttagcctcccaaagtgctgggattacaggcttgagccactgcgcccagccacatttattttttgaaaggctGGAGTGGCGGAATCaccattcactgcagccttgacctccagggctcaagtcaatccttctgcctcaacttcccaagtagttggggctataagtgtgcaccaccaccacgtctggctaatctggatcttgctgtgttgtccaagctggtctggaactcctgggctcaagtgatcctccaccctcagcctcccagagtgctggaattacaggcatgagccactgtgaagCCAACCcttgatctctctctcttgcaGAGAGGAACTGCCATTTGTTTTAGTTTCCTGGGGCCTACTATAACAAGTTCATATAAACTAAGAAAATTACTTACGGCACTGGAGGCACTTAAGAACCTTGCCTCTTCCTATCTTCTGGTGGTTGTCAGTAATCCTtagtgttccttggcttgtaacTGCATTACTCCGATCTGTTGCTGTCATCTCATGGTCCTCTTCATGTCTCTCTTATGATTTGTCATTGGATCTAGAGCCCACCCTAATCAAAGATAACTTCATTTTACCTAGTTATTTCTGtgaagaccttatttccaaataaggccacattctgaggttctagtTGGACAAAATGAGGGGCAGGGCTTACTATTCAGTTCATCCTTCACTCTCCAAATCACTTTGGTTCATGAGTTTAGATAGCATGGGTGCTAGTGCTGGTGTTGATATGATGCTACCAATGTAAGCATTAGGTTTTTTTTATAATCACTTGGGCGGTCAGTTCTGGGCACTGACAAAATTCAGTTTGTGATCTTGGAATACTTTGATTATAGGGATACAGTGATTTGCCTTAGAGATTCTGAGGAACTGACAGCCCAAGTACCTTAATCAAATCCTGTAACTCATAAGACTCTGGTTTACTGCATTAGCTTGGAGAGGCAGGCCCCTTGTTCTCCTAAATGCAAGAATCAGAAGGCACTTAGTGACAAATACATATGCTGAGcaatgaggaggaaaaaaaaagatactgcctGCTTTCAAAGGGTTGTCTATAACACTAAATTCTGTGTTCATGATTCAGTCGTGCCCCTGAACaaagtaacctttttttttttttttttttttgagacggggtctctctcgCCCAGgtttgagtgtggtggtgtgatctcggcttgctgtgacctccgcctcccaggttcaagcaattctgccacagcctcccaagtagctgggattacaggcgcccaccaccatgctcggctaatttttttgtatttttagtagggtttcaccatgttggccaggctggtttcaaactcctgccctcaaagtcatccacccacctgggcctcccaaagtgctaggattacaggcgtgagccactgcgtgcgGCCCAAAGTTAACCTTCTATCAAATGGCTTATATCTGGAAAGGTGGGTGAGGAAAGGGTGACCTAGGGGATTGCAAAATAGATTATTGCAGATCCTACCTTTGTGAGCTTTTTGAATAATGAGGctataaagtaatttaaaaatcagattgaaCCCTAATTCCGAAAACCCTCACTTCATTCAGGGTGTGGGCCGAAGATATGCTCATGTGGTGTTGAGGAAAGCAGACATTGACCTCACCAAGAGGGCGGGAGAACTCACTGAGGATGAGGTGAGGACAAGgaagggggctgggggtggggtcagCCTCAGAAAGGGGGTCATGTAGATCTGACCTTGTCCTGCCTGCCAGGTGGAACGTGTGATCACCATTATGCAGAATCCACGCCAGTACAAGATCCCAGACTGGTTCTTGAACAGACAGAAGGATGTAAAGGATGGAAAATATAGCCAGGTGTGTACTGAAATGAGGGCAGGATTAGAGGAAGGGTGGAGGGTCCTGATAGAATTGGGCATAGGTAGGTGGTCAGGGGATAAAACATCCCTTGCCGCCTCCTCTGAATCCAGGTCCTAGCCAATGGTCTGGACAACAAGCTCCGTGAAGACCTGGAGCGACTGAAGAAGATTCGGGCCCATAGAGGGCTGCGCCACTTCTGGGGGTGAGTGGAGGTCTCATCTCACTGCCTACCTCGACTCACAGCATTCCTCCTACTCGCTCTTCCTTTTCCCCAACCTTTTTTTTGTGCTGTGTATGACCTATGACCCTTCTCTTTTTACCTGCAGCCTTCGTGTCCGAGGCCAGCACACCAAGACCACTGGCCGCCGTGGCCGCACCGTGGGTGTGTCCAAGAAGAAATAAGTCTGTAGGCCTTGTCTGTTAATAAATAGTTTATATATCTATGGCTTCCTGTCCTTTCTGTCCATTCTAATAGGGAATGTTAAAGTGCTGGGTCCCTTTTCCATTTAGAGCTGCCCTACTCAGTTGCCCACACAGTGCTATTGGTTTTAGCAGTGGTGATGCTGCAGACCCTCTCAGTCTTCCTATGTGTAGCTAGTGATGTCTCTCTCTGTAAAGAGAAATGTGAGGGGAAAACAATTCCCACCCTCGAGGGGGTGACCCAGACCAGTTTAGAGACCAGTCCCCTGGGGTTGGTGTGCAGCATGGTTGTGGAGTGGGTAGCTGAGCCTAGACAGTTGCAGTTCAGGTGAGTTTGCAGGTCTTAGtcactgggttttttttgttttgtttttaaaaaaggggtCATCTAGttataagagaaaatctttgggGCTGTGACCAAagcaacaaaggcaaaaacagaCGTTGGTTATGTAGGGTGTGGTCCCCCTGGTGGAATACGTGGGTGGGTTGGGATGGGGAGTGGCTGGACAGACCGGTCTCGCTCCGTTTGGTGCCACTCCACCCGCCCGGGTTTCCGCGCCCTGCCGCGCTGCTCCGACGCCGCTTCCGGCGGGGATGGGAGCGCGCAGCGCGGAAGCGGGTGGCAGGCCGGCCGCCGGGGCGAGGCGGGGGAGGGGCCGTGAGTGCCGCAGTCGGCCAGCCATGGAGCGGAGCTTGCTGGCGGCGAGGCAGCGACAAGGTAGCCACCCCCGCAGCATGCCTCGACCGCGGTCCGCACCGCCTTCCCCCGACCCCCAGGGTGCGCTGGTCCCGGTCGCGCGCTCCGCCCTCCGCATCCCAGGTGTGGTCGGTTAAATCCCCGCCGTGACCCAGGCCCGGGGAGCTAGTCTCCGCCCTTCGCTCTCCGGATTACCCTTGGAGTGCGCCACACCATGCCGCTCAGGCTCTTCCGGCGCCTGCTCTTCACCGCTCTGCTGCTGGTGATCGTCTGGACCCTCTTCGGGCCTTCGGGGTTGGGGGAGGAGCTGCTGAGCCTCTCACTAGCCTCCCTGCTACCAGCCCCCGCCTCACCGGGGCCGCCCCTGGCCCTGCCCCGCCTGTTGATCCCCAACCAGGAAGCTTGCGGTGGTCCCGGGGCTCCTCCCTTCCTGCTCATCCTGGTGTGCACGGCTCCGGAAAACCTGAACCAGAGAAACGCCATTCGGGCCTCGTGGGGCGGGCTGCGCGAGGCCCGGGGACTCAGGGTACAGACGCTATTCCTGCTGGGAGAGCCGAACGCACAGCACCCCGTGTGGGGCTCCCAGGGGAACGACCTGGCCTCGGAGTCAGCAGCCCAGGGGGATATCTTGCAGGCCGCCTTCCAGGACTCCTACCGCAACCTCACCCTCAAGACCCTCAGTGGGCTGAACTGGGCTGAGAAACACTGCCCCATGGCCCGATACGTCCTCAAGACGGACGATGATGTGTATGTCAACGTCCCCGAACTGGTATCAGAACTGGTCTTGCGAGGGGGCCGTTGGGAGCAATGGGAGAGAAGCACGGAACTCCagagagaggctgaggttggaaatGAACAGCAGGAAGGAGGCCAGGCCTTGCACAGCGAGGAAGTGCCTCTTCTGTACCTGGGCCGGGTGCACTGGCGAGTAAACCCCTCTCGGACACCAGGGGGCAGGCACCGTGTATCAGAGGAGCAGTGGCCTCACACCTGGGGCCCCTTCCCACCCTATGCCTCAGGCACGGGGTATGTGTTGTCAGCGTCTGCTGTGCAGCTTATTCTCAAGGTGGCTAGCCGGGCACCCCCTCTCCCGTTAGAGGATGTCTTTGTGGGGGTAAGTGCCCGAAGAGGAGGCCTCGCCCCAACACAGTGTGTCAAGCTGGCTGGTGCCACCCACTACCCACTAGACCGGTGCTGCTATGGGAAATTCCTGCTGACGTCCCACAGGCTGGACCCCTGGAAGATGCAGGAAGCCTGGAAGCTGGTGGGTGGCTCTGACGGGGAAAGGACTGCGCCCTTTTGCTCCTGGTTCCAGGGAGTCCTGGGCATCCTGCGGTGTCGAGCAATAGCCTGGCTTCACAGCTGAGAGTGCCTGGGGCCACAGGAAAGGCAGGAACAGGACCTTCTCTCTCCCAGGCCCAACGCAGGGGCCCTCACTGGCTGGAGCTGATCTGTTTCCTCATACCAGATCCTCAGTCTCACTAAAGACAGGGATATGGGAGACACCCAGGGGCCTGGCCCGCCAGCCTGAAAGATGGTcatcaggaagagaaaaagaaaaaaatgctgcagCTGTTCTCTCAAGCTAGGGCAGAAGAGGGCTGTCAAGCTCCTCAATAAACTTGTCTCCACTTCTTCGAGTGCAGTGTGGTCTTCACCAGGACCCCCAGAACACCACAAACCTGGAGACCCCAGAGGCTGCCAGACCCTGCTTCATGGGAAGGACATCTCCAGGGACATGGGAGAGAGGACAGCCTCTCTGAGGAGGAAGGCCCCTAAAAGGCAAAGCTAAGGCCACAGCAGCCACAAGGtatgggggtgggggtagaggcAGGAAACTGACTCCTCTGATCCTAGAATGGCCTCATGCTGGGCAAGGGGGAGGGGAACAGGTCCACAAGATGATCCAGACACATGATCCAAAAAATCGCTTTCCTCTTTAATACCAACCCACCCCAGGAGCCAGCTGTCCACACCCCCAGTTGGGGAAAGGACCACAGTGCCCCACCTCCTTGTTCCAGGGAACACTCTTTTCCCTACAGGTGATCTTGGGGAGAGACTGTTCCCAGGCAACCCTGGAGTCTGGCTCAGCGCACAAATCTGTCCAGGGCAGATGGCCGGGCCCCTGTGGACTTGGCCTTCGCttccttctgctgctgctgctgctgctgctgaaggCTCTGCCGGACCTTGTCCTGGGGACCGGAGAGGGGGAGGACACAGGGACAGTGAGAAGTGGCAGGCTGACAAGGGCAGAGGCACAAGCAGGAGGGTGCAGCCTGTGGAAGGCCCGGCCCATCCCAATACTCATCTACCCTGTGTTCCTCATCCATgaccttcctcttcctcttcaccaGGCTTGCTGTGGAGCTGCGGCCCTTCTGCTTTGGCTTTGGCTGGAAGGGAGCCTTAGCCTCTGGGTCATAGCCCTGAGGGAGGGGACAGGAGTGAAATCTGTTAGAGCCTGGGTCGGAGTCAGGGAACTGGCAGCACCCACCTGCTGGCCACACTTCTGGGGACAAGCCATGGtggggagaggatgtggaggagaaGACAGGCCTGGGCATTCAGGGGCCTGCTCCATACCAGCCTCTCTATCCGCTCCTTCTTTCCCTGCTCCAGAGAGATGACATCCACCTCGGCCAGGGCTCGTGGGTCAAGACAAATAAGCTCTGCAGGTACCTGAGGGTTTCACAGAGGGATAGGACTCAGCAAGGAGCCACAGGAGGGTAGCACCAAAAAGGGAAGCCAGGAAGGCTGCTGAACCCCTCTACCCAGGACCCCCAGCATGAGACCTCAGGATAGCTTTCTCTACCTCCAACCCAAAACCACATGCATACCTTCCCCAGCAGCAGGGGCCTCACAAGCATGCTGCACACCAACCAGCAGGGGAACCTCACCTTCTCCAACAGGGGCAATCTCACTCTCTCCGCCAGGGGGAACCCTGACCCTCTCCAGCAGGGGGGAACCTGACCCTCTCCAGGAGCGGGGAGCCTGACCCTCTCCAGCAGGGGGAACCCTGACCCTCTCCAGCAGAGGGGAACCTCACCCTCTCCAGCAGGGGAGCCTCACCTTCTCTAGCAGGGCCTTCACCTCCCACTCCTGGCGTTGCTTCCGGCTTCTGTAAGGATTACTCTCCAGGCCATCAAAGTTGGGCTCACCGGCCcctgaagggagggagggaggagcatgGAGCCGTAAGGAAAGACCTAAGTCCAACAGCTCCAGCCCAACCAATCCCCTAGCTCCTGGGCGTCTCAGGCCCAAACTTCCACCCAGAGTTCATTCACTTCAAGCCCCATCCCTGGCCCACTCACCAGGGACCAGCATGCTGGTGACGCCCCCACTGTGCCCCACCCCTAGCACATCTTCAAAGGGGCAGAACTGAAGGCCATGCACAGGGCCTGAGAGCCGGTGGGTGAGGTAGGGCTGTTCAAGGGAGGGTGGGCTGgccttgccctgccctgcccagatGTTGACAACATCACCCATTCCCGCCACCAGCAGTCCCCTCTGGGAGAAGGCCAGGTGCCCTGCTCCATGGGGCAGGGTCCGAGTGCTCAGAGGCTGGTAGGTCCCTCTCAAGTCAAAGATCTTCAGCTGGTGGTCTAGGCCAGAGGTGGCCATGTACCTGGTGAGAAAAGAGGGATCAATTAATCTGTCAGTAAATGGGTTTACCAAGCAAACTGTGGCCAAGTCCAGGCATCAAGTCTGGCTGGGGAGAAAAAGATTAATAGTAATAACCACTACCATCACCCTGAACACTCCACAGGCATCCTCTTGGTTAAGCTGCACACAACTCTTAcgatttttatttccctttaagaggtgaggaaacaagctcagagaaaggaaagctAGGTCAGTGGATGGTCAGGCCTATCTCTTTAGCATCTGCCTCTCCTCTGCTAACACCACACAGCCCTCTCAAGACACGGGAGTCAAAAGGAGCACCCACACGACAGGCTGCACCTAAATGTGATGTCCCCCTGTACATACATGCAGCACACAGCCCAGCGAGGGGAAAGAGCATCGGCAGTCGTCAGAAAGGCTTCATGGGAAAGGTGGGATTTGACCCATTCTAGGTAATTCTCAAAAAAGTACAGGAAAGAGATACACAGCAGGTTCACATGCATTAACACCAGAGTGTGGAGACtgagagggaagcagaggttatgTTAGCAGGATTGGTGGGAAACATGGTCAGGAAAATCAGGAGCGGAAAATTTGTGGGGTTTCTTTAAAGTCAGACCGAGGACCCACAGCTCACAATCCCAACGTTGCTCTCTGGCAATAACAAATCACAAACTGAAGGCTCCAAGGACTTGAGAAGACCTACTCAGAAAGTGGTGAAGTATCCCTTGGCCTGCCCCTCTGTGTGCTTTCCCTGGAAGGAGGGAGTGAAGGTTGGGACCAAATCCTCTCCAGGAATCATGTACAGTATAAGTTGTTTACTTTCAGAagttggaattttctttttttgagacagggtctcactctgttgcccaagctggagtgcagtggcgtgaccttggctcaccgcagcctctgcctccctggttcaagtgattctcgtgcctcagcctcccaagtagctgggattacaggcatgcgccaccatgcctaatttttgcgtttttagtagagtcggggtttcgccatgttggccatgctggtcttgaactcctggcctcaaatgacctcctctgcctcccaaagtgctgggattacaggtgaggtTGGAGTTTCTATGTTCAAGTTATTCCTTAAAGAGGGAAGCTGAAGGGGAACCAGCCAGGTAGGGGATGTATGTTTGCCAAGAGGCCAAGGACTCTCTTTTGCCTTGGCTGTGAACCCAGAAGGGAACTAAAGAGTTTTTATGAGCAGAGACTTGCACAGTGATGGAGCCCAAGGGAGGCCCAACTGGATGCTTCCGACAAGATAATCAGGGCCCTGACCTTACCACAGAGAAAGGCCATCAGTGCAAACCAGGAATTACCGAGCGCTCCTGGAACACAGGGTCACATCCTTTGGTGAACTAACAACTCAAGGATGCATGCTGGCTCTTCTCCCCTCCACATACCCATCTATGGGATCCCCTGGGTAAAGACCAGCCCAGTGCCAGATGGGAGTCTGGGCCATACTACTGTACTACTAAACTTGCAAGCAGCAGTTCGACTCTGATACGTCAACCCAATCCAATCCTAATGCAGGCTACCAGAACACCTCTTATGAAAGATGGTCGGCTTCATCGCTGGAGTCCCCGTGGCCTATCTGACAAGCTCCTGAGAAGGACCAGAGAAAAGCAGGGATGGGCTGAAGATCACAAGGACCAGAGCTGTTCAGCATCAAGGTGTTGATTAAACTTCAGGCCTCAGCTAACTAGTGATTAAGCGCTAAGCAGAGGAGTGGCTGACCCAGgtagcccatggagggcaagctaCAGCTTTGGCTCAGTGGCCCAGAGAGGGCAGAAACCCTTGGGCAGGCCTTCCGACTCTCCTAGAGCCAGGCTGGTATAGATATGGAGTAAAAAGGGCAGAACCAAATCACTTGTTCACAAAGATACAATTACAGAGGCCAGGaccagtggctcaggcctataatcccagcactttgggagaccagatgggcggatcacaaggtcaggagttcgagaccagcctggccaacatagtgaa belongs to Macaca thibetana thibetana isolate TM-01 chromosome 4, ASM2454274v1, whole genome shotgun sequence and includes:
- the RPS18 gene encoding 40S ribosomal protein S18; protein product: MSLVIPEKFQHILRVLNTNIDGRRKIAFAITAIKGVGRRYAHVVLRKADIDLTKRAGELTEDEVERVITIMQNPRQYKIPDWFLNRQKDVKDGKYSQVLANGLDNKLREDLERLKKIRAHRGLRHFWGLRVRGQHTKTTGRRGRTVGVSKKK
- the B3GALT4 gene encoding beta-1,3-galactosyltransferase 4; the encoded protein is MPLRLFRRLLFTALLLVIVWTLFGPSGLGEELLSLSLASLLPAPASPGPPLALPRLLIPNQEACGGPGAPPFLLILVCTAPENLNQRNAIRASWGGLREARGLRVQTLFLLGEPNAQHPVWGSQGNDLASESAAQGDILQAAFQDSYRNLTLKTLSGLNWAEKHCPMARYVLKTDDDVYVNVPELVSELVLRGGRWEQWERSTELQREAEVGNEQQEGGQALHSEEVPLLYLGRVHWRVNPSRTPGGRHRVSEEQWPHTWGPFPPYASGTGYVLSASAVQLILKVASRAPPLPLEDVFVGVSARRGGLAPTQCVKLAGATHYPLDRCCYGKFLLTSHRLDPWKMQEAWKLVGGSDGERTAPFCSWFQGVLGILRCRAIAWLHS